TGGTcgttttgtgtttgtttggaaCAGCGCTTTCACACTAATAATACCTTGACATCCATAGAATGTTTTATAAATCCCAGTTATTGAAGAATCTCCATTTAAACCACCACTCTATTCTGATTGTCCACCTGTAACTGGTTGTTCCTGATTTCCAGAAGTATATAGTTGTGATCAAATAGAACTTTCTAGATGTGATCTATTGAGGAGAATCTCAGATTCTGTGTACTTAGCTCCTGAAAATGGCAAATACTCCATTTGAGGAATGTCTGAATACTACTAGGATGTTTcgggttttgggtttttttcttttcaatatatAACAACTCTGCTTAGAGGAAGTTTCTAGGTGCTTTCTGTATTGGATGTAAATCACTTTTGAAGAGCCATCTCTTCAGTGTGCAGAAGTTAACAGTTCCAGAGTGTCAAAAATCAAGCAAGTGGTGTGGAAGGATGGCTGGGCTGAGTAGGAATTTTCTTCTAGAATTTAGGCAGAAATTAAAGTGTACGGACATTGAAAGCAAGACAGGCAAGGTGGGAGGATTTCATAAATCTTGTTTCCCAGTGTAGGGAGATGAGATTTCCATCTGGCCAGCATCTTAAGGACaacaaaaggaatttttcaaaatatgtaaaCAGCAAAAAGAGTATTTGAGACAACACTGCTTGATGTGATTGGTGACCTTACAAATAAGGACAAATGCAAAGTGGAGCCATTTAATCCTGGAGTAGTTCTGGTTATATGTGCAAATTTGGGGTTGAGAAGCTGGAGGGCAGCCCCACAGTAAAAGATTTGGAGTTTGGCTTGATAGGATGGTAGGTTGAATGTGAGTTTGACAGTGTGCCCAggcaacaaaaagaaacaactgtgTCCTGAAGAGCATCAAGCACATGCACAAGCATAGTTAGCTGGTCAAGTGAGGTGACTGTATACTTTACTGGTGTGACCTTACTTCCAGTGCTGTATGCAGTTTTGGGTGTCTCAATATAAGAAGTCCACCAAACTACTAAGAAGTGTGTCTGAATGAGGGCTACTAATATGGTAAAAGAACTTGAGGGCAAGACTTCAGAGAAGCAGCCAAGGTCAGTTGGTTtgttcagctttgagaagagaaggctggaGCGTGACCTGCAACATTCTCAAGGGTGGCAGCAGAGGGGGAGGTGCTGACCTTCTCTGGAGACCAGTTATGATAGAACATGAGGAAACTGAATGAAGGTGTGTCAGGGTAAGTTCAGATTGGGCATTTGGAAAAGGTTCTTGGCTGAGAGGGTGGTCAGTCACTGGAAGAGGCTCCCCAAGAAAGTCACAACACCAAGCCTGTCATACTTCGAGCATCTGGACAGTGCTCTTAGTCATATGGTTTAGTTTTTTGTAGCAGGGAGTTTGACTTGATAATACTTATGGATCCCTTCCAATTCAAGATATTCTGTCACTCTAATTCTTTTATTTAGAAAGGAAATGAGAGAAGAGAATGAGCCAACTATCTGGAGGCTGGCTTTGCAGAAAAAGGATGTAGGGAGTCCTGTTAAATGTCGTGTGCTCTTGCAGCAAAGAAAGCTAACTGTATCCTGGGTTGTGTTGGGAGGAGTGTTGCCAGCAAGTGCAGGGTGGTGATCCTTTCCCAGTCCTTCCTTTCGTAAGCACTGGTGATACCACTCCTGGAGTACAGTGTCTAGTTTTGGGCTTCCGGTACAATAGAGAGGTGAAGGTACTGGAGCAAAAAGTCAGTAAAATAACAAGGTTCTGAAACCTCTTCtatatgaagaaagactgagagatattttacaaatacctgaaaggaggatgtgaagaagacagagccaggctcttttcagtgtgTTTAGTGGCAGAACTAGAGGCAATGTGCACAAATAGAAACTTGGGAAGTTCTGTCTCCACTGAGCATGACCAAGCTCTGGCACAGCTTCCTtggagaggtggtggaatcTTCCTCTGTGGAAGTCTTCAAAAGCTGTTTGGGTGTGTCAACCTTAGTATTCCATACAGAATGACACTGCCATGATGAAAAAGAAGTAATTCTGTGGTCAGTAATGATTAGGCACCTTTACCTTGCAACAGAGAAAATGTCTTAAATTTAACGACAGTGATGCTGAAAGAAGTCAAGGAATGATAATTTATTGGAGGAGCAATCAGTATGGCTCATAATGTACATGGCCTATGCAGGCAGCATTTAGCAGCAGTCAGAGGGATGTAGTTTGTGTTAACCTTTATAAGATGAGGATGATTCAGAAATAGACATGAGTTCTGCTTTGCAATAGGGACTGTGAGGTAACTTCCTTTCTGGTATATCAAATAGTGTTATATGGGggtctttcttttctgaatattGTTTTAAGTCATCTTCAGGCTTTTATTGGACTGAGATCTGCAATATGTGTTGCATCTTGTGATTCAGGGAAAAAGAGATTTGGCAGTGTGAATTCTTAGCAGCATGTGTTAGTAGAGTAGTGAGTTCATTGTACATTGTTATgcaaaatgctattttttatgATGTACGTTagtttgtgtgtttgttgtAATCGCTGGCTTTAGTGGATAATTTTACAAGTGTTTTTactgaggttttttggtttgttttttttttttgtaatcttgTCATTCTTTAAGTagggaaaaaatgcataaatagTAAATAGTACCacaatggaaggaaaaaagaaagaggataaAAAGATGGTGTGCctttacacagaaaaagagatggTTGTATCTCACTCTAGTTAATATACTTAATGTGCTCCTAATATTTGTCAGAATCCCAGCTGTGGTATGTGGAACTTCTAACCATGGTGTTTTCTTgaggtttttcttcctctattcTGCTTCATTTAACTCTTCTTCAAAATAGGAGATTCTGGTGTCTGGGGCTTGAAAAAGAATTTTGCTTTGCTGGAACTCTTGGAACGGTTGCAGAATGGACCAACTGGGCCATGCGGGACAGCAGAAGAAGCCATTGGTCTATCTGGAGAGGtactgagttttaaaaaaagcaaaaactttgTTAAATTTGCTTAAGGTTATCtctggatagaaaaaaaaaatcagttcttcaCCAAATGTAACTTTACTAgtaatgctgttttctttcagattgtCCAGTGGTGTTTGCTCTGTAACTTTGTAATACTTTGTTCTGTGATGACTTTTGGAGGAAATGACTGGAGACTGGATTATTTTATCTTCCAAACCTTTACAACTTCCATTGAAGTTCCATTGAACCGAATAAACCATTGGGTTTATTAAATCACTGAACACCTCTGCATTACTTTATTGGAGTTGACTATAAAGGAAACTGACtctgttttttgaaaattaactgAGAACTTGATTTTAAGTTTTCAAAGTAGTCTAAATATTTATTAGTGTGTAACTTTTaatgaaattcagttttcagaCTTATGTTGATGACAGGCCTTCTGATGTTCCTCAGTTAAATGTTaacttcagttttgttgttttgttttattagagTATCATTCGTTGTGATGAAGATGAAGCCCATGTTGCATCTGTGTATTGCACTGTTTGTGCCACTCACTTGTGTGCAGACTGTTCCCAACTGACTCACTCTACAAAGACACTGGCAAAACACAGGCGTGTGCCTCTTGCTGATAAGCCTCACGAGAAGACCATGTGCTCCCAACACCAAGTGCATGCCATTGAGTTCGTTTGCTTAGAAGAGGGTTGTCAGGGGAGTCCTCTTATGTGTTGTGTCTGCAAAGAATATGGAAAGCATCAAGGTCATAAGGTACTGCTAATAATCTGTTTCTGATCATCCTCTAGGGTGGCTTGCATAATTATTTATCCAATTAAAGTACAAAAGAGGATAGATAGGTCTTAGTAAGGTTGACTTCAtactgttgttttgttttgctttgtttctgacTGCTATGGtaaaattacaaggaaaaaaacccatttatttTCTAAGACCACAGTaagttatttatatataaagatGCACAGTCCCTTTCTGTGatgcttttctgaaattcttgCTATATTGAATCACCAGCtatgaaaactgttttcatcATTCAAACACTAGGTTCACCCAACCTGGTGCAGTGTAACTGCCCTTCTGATTTGTAACTGCTTATAGCAAATTTGTATCTGTATATAAGCATACATGTGCATGCATATATTAAATATGTTGTAAAATAGATGCTATTATTAAGTAGGATATTTGTGATTGATCATTGATATGTTGCTTTTAATTAATAGCATTCTGTCTTGGAACCAGAAGCAAACCAGATTCGTGCATCCATTTTAGACATGGCCCACTGTATAAGAACTTTCACAGAAGAAATCTCAGATTATTCCAGAAAATTAGTTGGAATTGTTCAGCATATAGAAGGAGGAGAACAAATAGTTGAAGATGGAGTCGGAATGGCACATACTGAAcatgtatgattttttttttccccacgtGTACAGAATGTTTACTTTTTGTAAGCTAAGGAGTTTCTTTGAGTATTATACATAGGTTTTCCAAACAGTATCTTAAGTTCTTATCTCTACCAAGGTGGTATTGAAGCTTAAGCCAGCAAATAAGAGGGGCACTTGTAGTCCATTACAATGTTTTGAGGCTACATGAAAATAGAGAGGCAGTAGAGAAATCTGTATAACTGCTAATATACTATCAAAGTACTGTGACAGATTTCATCTGTTCTGAGGTCCTTTTTAGTAGGAggtgtatacatacatatgaGTAAGTTACTTGATTATTGGAGTAAATTCTTGGAGGATCTTAACTACCCCTAAGACTGGTAAGACTTTCTCTATAACTGTGACTTCAATTGTCATGTAGCCAAAGCAGATGTGAACGTAAGTTAGAAACTgggataaaatgaaaaatgtacttCTGTAATCAAGTGGTGTCCTTAATCTGAATCTCCTGACTGCTCCACTGTAGGTACCAGGGACTGCAGAGAACGCTCGGTCCTGTGTCCGAGCCTACTTTTCTGATCTTCATGAAACCCTTTGTCGTCAGGAGGAAATGGCTCTTAGTGTTGTTGATGCTCATGTGAGAGAGAAGTTGATTTGGCTTAGGCAACAGCAAGAAGATATGACCATCCTCTTGTCACAGGTTTCAACAGCTTGCCTTCATTGTGAGAAGACTTTACAACAGGTGAGTTGGCAATTGAGCTGTAGCATAAATATGTGGAACTGCAAATTACCCTTAAGCTAAAAGAGATGGTActctacatttttatttctgttacaaTGTTAAAATGATCATATAGAATGAGATTGAAATGTTCTTTACAACGTGTTAGACAAGGGTTATCAGTGCCAAAGCACTGAGTCCTGCAATTGCTGAAAAATCTTGTGGCATGATTCTCTCACCTGaggtattttctgctttttttgtgagGTTAGTGGGGTGGAAAGatgaaatggaagcaaaaaGCCTGCAGGATTTATGGGAAGGATTTTACAGTTGCAATTAGCAGTATGGGTGTTTGAAGATACCTGTTACATGAGGCtggtaggaaaaaaagtttgaggACTAAATAACTTTCAGTAGCATTTGCATTACTGGTAACTCAAATATTAAATGTATCTAGTTGGTCCATTATTCACTTTAGTTATAGTAAGTAGTAAGCACTGTATGTACTGAAGAGTAAACTGAGTgtcagaaattacttctttaaTGGGTTAATTGcgctttgaaattttttttagagGTAGTGTCTGGCTGCTTAGTCAGATGTACTTTAAACTGCGAATTTTGCGAAACCCATCATTAATGGGTGGTTATTAATCTTTCTGTTAAGTGAGTGGATGTAGGCTGCAAAGCAGCTCCTCTGTTCTAGCTGCTGGAATTATATATGAATTATGTTAATCCTATTTACATATTACACTACTGTCTTTTGTAATTTGTATACTCTTATTCCAGCTGAACTAAGAGAGGTCAatgaaaaaggttttgaaaactGTGGAAGTATTTAGTATCTACTAGCTTTAAGGAAGAATGAGAAAGCCTtcacatttgcttttcattttaaagtaaatctGTTTGGTAAATATGAATTTCTTTAGagtatttgtatttaaaatgctttatttacACCCATCACATCCACATTGTGTTAGGTTATGTTAAGTAAGTTACTAAAAGGTAtgcatgcttttgttttctttgtctgtttAGGATGACTGCAGAGTAGTGTTGGCCAAACAGGAAATTACAAGATTGCTAGAAACCttacagaaacagcagcagcagtttacAGAACTTGCAGATCACGTGCAGCTGGATGCTAGCATACCTGTCACTTTTACAAAGGTATTCATAATCTCACCATAGTACAGCTATCCACTCTATGAAGTcctaaatgtaatttaaaagaaagcaggaatAATACATATTCATTATGATGCTGCATTTATTGGAGCAAACCTAGGCAGTTGAGTAGCACTGAAAGCCACAGTGTTTTAAATGGTGAGTGCCATCCTGGAACTTGAGCTACAAAACCACTATTCTGTTATGATCAGTGTAAGAAACATTTGGTTGACATTGGCTACATCAGTAGCTTTGTTTGAACAtcagctgctttcttttaaacatgTAAGACAGTTTTTGTGAATTCTAGAAATTTCTTTGGAAACATCCCTGATCTGTTGTACATTCAACTCAGAGCAGGAGTTGACCCTATGTTTTTTCACATATTACGCCTTTTTCAAGAGAACAGCATAacttctgcaaaattatttgatttCCTGAAAACTGCACAcctattttcaaattaaataatgCTGTTACAActttcattttatattaaaaataatgtatttctttcaaattGCTAAGTGATAATTTGTCATATagttgctttgttttcactGACACGATTCATCTTCCAAGtagtttctttttgttgttgctttaaaataatttcagtaccACCTGTTCTTTGAAGAGAATGAAATTGTGTGGAGTTTGACACTCAAGTGATACTTTTCACATAGGAAACCCTAAAGAACAAGAAGTACTTTGCTAAAtaggtttttttggctttgaatAGATGAAAGAACTATAGAATCTCTTGTTGCTGAGATGAAGCTAAGCATTTGACTGTTGCTTTTAAAGCTTCCATTACAAGGAAACGAATGCTTGCGTGGGGATTCTGTACCAGTCCTTGTTAGTGTCAGAAATATAGTTTTCCAAATCGCAAATATTCAGTTAGTTTTAGTCTGTGGAGTTCTGTGCTAATGATCTTCTGAGCCCCCAAATAGTCTGGtttcaagaaagaaacagaCATATTCATGCATGAATAGTACATCCAGATCTGTTAGCTGCAGAAACCACACTGTTGGCCCAGTGAGTCCAAGCTGTTAAGCACAGGGAGGGTATTTAGGTGGGTCATCACCATGTGCTTTCCCTGTTCCTTACTTTCAGATGTATTCAGTATTTACCTAGTTTCAGACAATGTGCTAGACTAGGTGGACCTTAGGTTTATACATTGTCACATTGGTACGTATTGGTCTTGTACCTGGAGAGACTGCAGAATTTTTGCAGTCAGTAAGTAGCACTTCTAttgcaagaagaaataaaaagctgtgtaGCATAGACACAGATTTTTGTATGTTGCTTGCCCAGCACAGGTAAGTGTGCTTCAAAAGTACAGTTCAGAGATACGTAGTAATGCTAGCCCACATTGTCCATTTTACAATTTACACTATGCTACTTTATATTATCTCGATCACAGTGATCACATTGTTAGTATCATCTTGTTCAATACTAATGGTGGCTTGATCTAAACTCTAAATAGGAAGTTGGTTCTCTTCCCTTGCCTCCAAACAAGACTTGGGGATTTcctcatttgtttgtttgctttcagtatttcagaTTACTGCTTAAAGCTAGTAATGTTGCTGTTGTGATGTGGTAATGGACTGGAAGTGGCTTGGGGTCAAGAGGTATAGTTATGGAGCCTCCAGCAAGGAAACAGTTCTGTAGGTGAGGACATTAGTAATGTGACAAAACATAGTGGAAAAGCTACAGCCGCAACAGAGTTTTCTGGTCAGAGAATTCAAATTGTAATAAACAACTCCTCAT
The DNA window shown above is from Calypte anna isolate BGI_N300 chromosome Z, bCalAnn1_v1.p, whole genome shotgun sequence and carries:
- the TRIM23 gene encoding E3 ubiquitin-protein ligase TRIM23, which codes for MAAPGASRISACAGTAAGMDSSRGPGGSGRGPAGAAVKVLECGVCEDVFSLQGDKVPRLLLCGHTVCHDCLTRLPLHGRAVRCPFDRQVTELGDSGVWGLKKNFALLELLERLQNGPTGPCGTAEEAIGLSGESIIRCDEDEAHVASVYCTVCATHLCADCSQLTHSTKTLAKHRRVPLADKPHEKTMCSQHQVHAIEFVCLEEGCQGSPLMCCVCKEYGKHQGHKHSVLEPEANQIRASILDMAHCIRTFTEEISDYSRKLVGIVQHIEGGEQIVEDGVGMAHTEHVPGTAENARSCVRAYFSDLHETLCRQEEMALSVVDAHVREKLIWLRQQQEDMTILLSQVSTACLHCEKTLQQDDCRVVLAKQEITRLLETLQKQQQQFTELADHVQLDASIPVTFTKDNRVHIGPKMEIRVVTLGLDGAGKTTILFKLKQDEFMQPIPTIGFNVETVEYKNLKFTIWDVGGKHKLRPLWKHYYLNTQAVVFVVDSSHSDRVSEAHSELAKLLTEKELRDALLLIFANKQDVAGALSVEEITELLSLHKLCCGRSWYIQGCDARSGTGLYEGLDWLSRQLVAAGVLDVA